A single Sporomusaceae bacterium DNA region contains:
- a CDS encoding sigma 54-interacting transcriptional regulator: MADTRLSKETMDLLAELSGGTALLYGGDGALVAKAGAGPADRELSAGELRLQLGGAAVHVATAHGVTTAILRLGDDILVLDNRRQVKNKLEFRQIIEESLPYIAQVAGGDAVLFDGRGVRVGAAHPDGSPNPGALGVLTHLCRQVMSELRPSVGPSVMAPGATAVRIPLTPEYGLAFNNQHASKQRQRLLDNVGHYRYARYQIEDIVGESPAVAKARNLARDAARSHSTVLIAGETGTGKELFAQAIHNLSDRAAQPFVAINCGAIPAELVESILFGYADGAFTGARKAGQVGAFEQANGGTLFLDEISEMPYHLQVKLLRALQEREVTRVGDNKALAVDVRVIASTNKSLLDLIRDRKFRPDLYFRLNVIEILIPPLRERMEDVLALTDHFMKKYSAMMGKQVQEITPEAMRALCAYSWPGNIRELQNSLEYAFNIIAAGSRSLTPEHLPPGVTAGRDTGGAALSPYDEHMRRSERELVRQALELCGYNKAKAARHLGINRTTLWRIIARHGLDKPE; this comes from the coding sequence ATGGCCGACACGCGATTGAGCAAAGAAACGATGGACCTGCTTGCCGAACTGTCCGGCGGCACCGCGCTGCTCTATGGCGGCGATGGCGCGCTTGTCGCCAAGGCCGGCGCTGGTCCCGCGGACCGCGAACTGTCCGCAGGCGAACTGCGCTTGCAGCTCGGCGGCGCCGCCGTCCATGTCGCCACCGCCCACGGCGTCACCACCGCAATCCTCCGGCTGGGAGACGACATCCTCGTCCTCGACAACCGGCGTCAGGTCAAAAACAAGCTCGAATTCCGCCAGATCATCGAGGAATCGCTGCCCTACATCGCCCAGGTCGCCGGCGGCGACGCCGTGCTCTTTGACGGGCGCGGCGTCAGAGTCGGGGCCGCCCACCCCGACGGCAGCCCCAACCCCGGCGCCCTCGGCGTACTCACCCATCTCTGCCGCCAGGTCATGAGCGAACTGCGGCCGAGCGTCGGCCCCTCCGTCATGGCCCCCGGCGCCACCGCCGTCCGCATCCCCCTCACCCCCGAATACGGCCTGGCGTTCAACAACCAGCACGCCAGCAAGCAGCGCCAGCGCCTCCTCGACAACGTCGGCCACTACCGCTACGCCCGCTACCAGATAGAAGACATCGTCGGCGAGAGCCCGGCGGTCGCCAAAGCCCGCAACCTCGCCCGCGATGCCGCCCGCTCCCACTCCACCGTCCTCATCGCCGGCGAGACCGGCACCGGCAAGGAACTGTTCGCCCAGGCCATCCACAACCTCAGCGACCGGGCCGCCCAGCCCTTCGTCGCCATCAACTGCGGCGCCATCCCCGCCGAACTCGTCGAAAGCATCCTGTTCGGCTACGCCGACGGCGCCTTCACCGGGGCGCGCAAAGCGGGGCAGGTCGGCGCCTTCGAGCAGGCCAACGGCGGCACCCTCTTTCTCGACGAAATCAGCGAAATGCCCTACCACCTCCAGGTCAAGCTGCTGCGGGCGCTCCAGGAGCGCGAAGTCACCCGGGTGGGCGACAATAAGGCGCTGGCCGTCGACGTGCGGGTCATCGCCTCGACCAATAAATCGCTCCTCGACCTCATCCGCGACCGCAAATTCCGCCCCGACCTCTACTTCCGCCTCAATGTCATCGAAATCCTCATTCCGCCGCTGCGGGAGAGGATGGAGGACGTGCTCGCCCTCACCGACCACTTCATGAAAAAATACTCCGCCATGATGGGCAAACAGGTGCAGGAGATAACCCCCGAAGCGATGCGGGCGCTGTGCGCGTACAGCTGGCCGGGCAACATCCGCGAACTGCAGAACAGCCTCGAATACGCCTTCAACATCATCGCCGCCGGCAGCCGCTCCCTCACCCCCGAGCACCTGCCGCCCGGCGTCACGGCTGGCCGCGATACAGGCGGCGCGGCCCTCTCGCCCTATGACGAGCACATGCGCCGCTCCGAACGCGAGCTTGTCCGCCAGGCGCTCGAACTGTGCGGTTACAACAAGGCCAAAGCCGCCAGACACCTGGGCATCAACCGCACCACCCTCTGGCGGATAATCGCCCGCCACGGCCTCGATAAACCAGAGTAG
- a CDS encoding 3-hydroxyacyl-CoA dehydrogenase family protein has translation MKLADIKKIAVLGAGTMGPGIAQNYAMGGYEVNLYTRSADTLEKAKIMLKTNVDTFVEEELLTAEQAKEVIGRVKFFNSLPEAVAGVQFAQETVAEKPDVKKALFEELDSLLPMDAIIVSNASSLNPFLYVPERRLPTFTTAHWYAPPQILPLVEVARGEKTTEETMAVTIALLQKCGKTPVRMEKFVPGYIINRIQILLNTEVFYLLDNGICTPEQLDLAVKASLMPRGMVLGLVQRFDFTGLDISANNIINASYKPPEPSKRPKALFDHVDKGELGVKTGKGFFDYSGRSVAEVCKKRDKMLFKVFKATKDLINERI, from the coding sequence ATGAAGCTCGCAGACATCAAAAAGATCGCTGTCCTCGGCGCCGGCACGATGGGCCCCGGCATCGCGCAGAACTACGCCATGGGCGGCTACGAAGTCAACCTCTACACAAGAAGCGCCGACACCCTGGAAAAAGCGAAAATAATGCTTAAAACCAACGTCGACACCTTTGTGGAAGAAGAGCTGCTCACCGCCGAGCAGGCCAAAGAAGTCATCGGCAGGGTCAAATTCTTCAACAGCCTCCCCGAAGCGGTCGCCGGCGTCCAGTTCGCCCAGGAGACGGTGGCGGAAAAGCCTGACGTCAAGAAGGCGCTGTTCGAAGAACTCGACTCCCTGCTGCCGATGGACGCCATCATCGTCTCCAACGCCTCCTCGCTCAACCCCTTCCTCTACGTGCCCGAGCGGCGGCTGCCCACCTTCACCACCGCCCACTGGTACGCCCCGCCGCAGATACTGCCCCTCGTCGAAGTCGCCCGCGGTGAAAAAACCACCGAGGAAACCATGGCAGTCACCATCGCCCTCCTGCAGAAATGCGGCAAGACCCCGGTCAGGATGGAAAAATTCGTCCCCGGCTACATCATCAACAGAATCCAGATCCTGCTCAACACCGAAGTCTTCTACCTGCTCGACAACGGCATCTGCACCCCCGAGCAGCTCGATCTGGCCGTCAAGGCCAGCCTCATGCCCAGAGGCATGGTTCTCGGCCTCGTGCAGCGGTTTGACTTCACCGGCCTCGACATCAGCGCCAACAACATCATCAACGCCAGCTACAAGCCGCCCGAGCCCAGCAAGCGCCCCAAAGCCCTCTTCGACCATGTCGACAAAGGCGAGCTTGGCGTCAAGACCGGCAAAGGCTTCTTCGACTACAGCGGCCGCAGCGTCGCCGAAGTCTGCAAAAAGCGCGACAAGATGCTCTTCAAAGTCTTCAAGGCCACCAAAGACCTCATCAACGAGCGGATTTAA
- a CDS encoding 3-keto-5-aminohexanoate cleavage protein, whose translation MNKKLIITAAVCGAGTTKAQTPHVPITPDEITADVVACAKAGAAIAHIHVRDENGKNSMQTEIFVEVVGKIRKTVADAGLDIVINLTTSGSAWSEDLRVGHLPVLMPEMCSYDPGSMNWANSYVFLNTPAFLERLGKVCQELNIKPELEIFDAGMIGNIEYYLKKGILKTPCHCQLVLDVPGGMPGTLESVAYLLPKLPAGSTWSITGIGKAHVPMMLAGLAAGCDGLRVGLEDNIFMEKGVYATNAQLVTRACEYGRMAGREIATAAEAREMLGLVKHK comes from the coding sequence ATGAACAAGAAGCTGATCATAACCGCCGCAGTATGTGGAGCCGGCACAACGAAAGCCCAAACCCCGCACGTACCCATCACTCCTGATGAAATCACCGCCGACGTCGTCGCCTGCGCCAAGGCCGGCGCCGCCATCGCCCACATCCACGTCCGCGACGAAAACGGCAAAAACAGCATGCAGACGGAAATATTCGTCGAAGTCGTCGGCAAGATACGCAAAACCGTCGCCGACGCCGGTCTCGACATCGTCATCAACCTCACCACCTCGGGCAGCGCCTGGTCGGAAGACCTGCGCGTCGGGCACCTCCCCGTATTGATGCCGGAAATGTGCTCCTACGACCCCGGCTCGATGAACTGGGCAAACAGTTACGTATTTCTAAACACCCCCGCCTTCCTCGAACGCCTCGGCAAGGTGTGCCAGGAACTTAACATCAAGCCCGAACTCGAAATATTCGACGCCGGCATGATCGGCAACATCGAATACTACCTCAAAAAAGGCATTCTGAAAACCCCCTGCCACTGCCAGCTCGTCCTCGACGTCCCGGGCGGCATGCCCGGCACCCTCGAAAGCGTCGCCTACCTGCTGCCCAAGCTGCCGGCCGGCTCCACCTGGTCGATCACCGGCATCGGCAAAGCCCACGTCCCGATGATGCTCGCCGGCCTCGCCGCCGGCTGCGACGGCCTGCGCGTCGGCCTTGAGGACAACATCTTCATGGAAAAAGGCGTCTACGCCACCAACGCCCAGCTCGTCACCCGCGCCTGCGAATACGGCCGGATGGCCGGACGGGAAATCGCCACCGCCGCGGAAGCGCGCGAAATGCTCGGCCTCGTCAAACATAAGTAG
- a CDS encoding SDR family NAD(P)-dependent oxidoreductase, whose translation MRLKNKIAFITGSGGGIGKGIAARFAREGALVGVNDIDPDRTDAAVREITAAGGRAFGIAVDVSDSGQVEAAFRTIIDNFGRLDILVNNVGIVRDAFIKKMTDEDWDNVIRVNLRSYFLCSRAAAKIMLEQQYGRIVNISSRSWLGGIGQANYSAAKGGIVSLTRTLALELAQSGITVNCIAPGIIDTPMFRAMSEKAQNRHLAVQPMKRIGAPADIAYACLNFADEEAAYITGQTLYVCGGKSLANYIG comes from the coding sequence ATGAGGCTTAAAAACAAGATCGCCTTCATCACCGGCTCCGGCGGCGGCATCGGCAAAGGCATCGCCGCCCGCTTCGCCCGCGAAGGCGCGCTCGTCGGCGTCAACGACATCGACCCCGACCGCACCGACGCAGCAGTACGGGAAATCACAGCCGCAGGCGGCAGGGCGTTCGGCATTGCCGTCGACGTCAGCGACTCCGGGCAGGTGGAAGCCGCCTTCCGGACCATCATCGACAACTTCGGCCGTCTCGACATCCTTGTCAACAATGTCGGCATCGTAAGGGACGCCTTCATCAAAAAAATGACCGACGAAGACTGGGACAACGTCATCAGGGTCAACCTGCGCTCCTACTTCCTCTGCTCGCGCGCGGCGGCCAAGATCATGCTCGAACAACAATACGGCAGAATCGTCAACATCTCCTCACGCTCATGGCTGGGTGGCATCGGCCAGGCCAACTACTCGGCCGCCAAAGGCGGCATCGTCAGCCTTACGCGCACCCTGGCGCTCGAGCTCGCCCAGTCCGGCATCACCGTCAACTGCATCGCTCCGGGCATCATCGACACCCCCATGTTCAGGGCCATGTCCGAAAAAGCGCAGAACCGCCACCTCGCCGTCCAGCCGATGAAACGCATCGGCGCCCCGGCTGACATAGCCTACGCCTGCCTGAACTTCGCCGACGAAGAGGCCGCCTACATAACCGGGCAAACCCTCTACGTCTGCGGCGGGAAAAGCCTTGCGAACTATATCGGCTAA